DNA from Mustela lutreola isolate mMusLut2 chromosome 6, mMusLut2.pri, whole genome shotgun sequence:
AAGGATTCTCATCAGAATCAGACCACCCTTGGCACCCTGACCTCAgccttccagcctctagaactgtgagaaagaaagtGCTGTGCaagccactcagtctatggtattttgttacaacaACCTGACCTAAGGTACAAGGAAACTGTGCCAATGGTAAACTCTAGAGGAAATCAGTAATATATTCTGATCAGTTCAAAAATGCAAAGAATACAGTTAGGATTGTTAACACAAGTGCTATAACTTGGTTGCTATAAAGGTGATTATCAACCCCTTAAAAGGagcaaaagaaattttatttaacccagttCTGATGAAACAAAACTTTTACAGTACACAGATAGTACATAACGTCTGATACCATCTAACTGTCTGTGCTTTCACTCCTAAGATAGACTTAAAGGCTCAATTTATGGAGCACATTCTGAACACCTTAGTGAACTCTCTGTGTTCTtatctcattcttttgttttattatttacacACAGGAGAATATTCAGCTGGTACTCTGGTACTCTACCAGTTATACAAATAGGGAAGCACTTCCATCCTGGAGGATGTCCTGAGCCCTCCCAAACAACTCACAACCTAACCACCCTCAGGACCCTCCTAAGATCCGAAACCTTGAAGGTCAAGTATCTGGCATGGCTGGGACGTCTATGTGCATGGGGACCATCCAGTGCAGTCTACTCTGAAAGATGAGTGACTGCAGACTCCCAGCTATGAAATTCAGTTCTGCATCAGCAACCATGAATATAGTATGAGTGCACCTGGCCACAAGAGTAGGCTTATGgctgtataatttttaatatcgGAATAAAAGCTTTTAATATTATCTGTGCTGTTCCTAGAAGTTAATTATTCATAGGAATTGGAAAGTGTGCCTTGACACTCAAGGAGAAAGCAGTGCAGGGGAGTAAAGAGGTAGGAGAGTTTCTATCAGCAATACCTTTGCCCACCTTAGACACTGGGATAGTGACCCAAAGTTTATCTCCTGCCCCAAAGATTCCTAATCAGTAGGTCTGGGCTGCAGCACAAGAACATTTTTCACAAGATTTGGAAATGGTTCTGTTGTAAGTGCTCCAGGGATCATACTTCCAGAAAGTGTAGAAACTCTTACTCATTATTCAAGACCCTACCTCAAGAAGTTTCCCTTTGTGAATTCTTCCTTAAACACTCTGGTTCCACATCCTTCTGCCAGAAGAGAAGTCACTCTTTCTTCCACATTTATTGATGATACATCCATCACGTATTTATCATACTGTGTTGGCATTATTTGTTTTCACACCTGACTCTGCCTGCATATCTTGGTATTTCTAGCATCTCACACGGCATTCGACAGATAAACACAGACTGAGTAGAAAATAGGGGTCAGGGCTGATGTGGGgcagtatttactgagcatctcaACCAGCTGTGTAAAGTTTTCAGAAGGGGTGCTGTAGCACACCCTTTATTATATCTGGTTTCAGGCTTGACTGTCTTGTCCTTAGTCTCCTGTGGCACCCAGAAGTTCCCTCTTTCATGCAGAGAAATTTGTTGGCCTGAACCTCTAGGAGAAAGCTCATAGTCTTCTCAGACCTTTGCAAGAACTTAAAGGCTTGTGTTACCAATTCACATCTTAGAGTCCACCCTGAGTGTGGGTTATTGAACTAATGTATCATTTGACCACCTTCCCAGCAAATGTCTTAGACCTCATAAAAATCAGAACATGTCCTGTAAATATTCATTTGCTTAATGCATATATTTAAGATCTATTATTCATATACCTATATCAACCATAACTTTAACATTCAATAATACACTAACATAGAGAAACacttaatgaatatattttttagaagattttattatttttaagtcatccttacacccaacttggggctgagGCTCACAACCTCGAggtcaagagtcgcacactccactgtctgaaccagccaggtgccccaagagctgcTTAAAGGATACTTTTGGTAATAAAATGAGAAGAGGTTAGATATTGTTATTGCCACATTTCACTTTGTTGTGATTATGGAGACAAGCAGTACCTATCTCCTCTGAAGTGTCTGATTACGCTTCTTTGGAGAGCACCTAACTCAACATTAAAATAGATGCTAAATAAATGGCTCTGCATTTTCCTGCCAAAGCCATTTACCATATTTCTAATGGTGATTAAGTCAGACATCATATCCATTACTCCAACATCCCTTTAGTGCTCAAGTTCTGTGATGCCACAGAATCAAGAATAAATCTTGGCACACTTACAGAGCACGCTCAGAAGCTTCCCACGCTGGCAAGAATCTGCTGCTTGGTGCTTTTCTATGGATCTTGTCTCTTGGCATCTATTTATGGGGATGATTTATCGAAGTAAGGCCTAAGTAAAAGTGTCTTTATGGCagatcatagaaaaaaaatcatgcttgTTTGGTTTGTGCTATTTATTTAGGTCTCCATTTCTCAGCAGGTGAGGGCTTTGCTTCAACCACTTTAAGCCCTGTCAACACCAAAGGAGTTCTCCTCCAGATTTTATCAGCAAAGTTTCTGATTTGCTCCTTGCTACCAGGAGATGGGAGTAGTCTCTGAGTTCTTCAGAATTCTCCTGCTGTGTCTTCTCAAGCGCTGTTCAGAGGTAGTGACTGGTGAGGTGGGGTTGAGTTTGTAAAACATGCTGCTCAGGTTCCTTTCCAAATTCATGGTCTTAGGCAGCTATGGCAGAGAGCTTCATTTGCTGATTCTGAGAAGAACAATGTCCTTATTTTCAAAGCCAAGAGATTGCTACTTCAATAGACAaaggcaaaacaaagcaaaaggtaACCTTTTTGATGTTGTGGAAATTAGCTATTTACTTTTCATGTTGGTTCATGGCAAAACAGGAAGGAGCCTGAAAAAATCACCTTAGATTTAACATCACAAATTTAAATGAGGTTTTAGAGAGAAattaaaggaagggaaggagtttGCTTCACAGTCCAGTGGGTCAGATACATaacttttgtattcttttgtatTCTCAACCGCACAATGTACTCCCCAAAATCCACAATATTCTAAGAGTTCAAAACAAGACAAGGAATTCAAAAACTTACTAAATCATAAAATCCATTTGAATCTAGAGAGATCTTAAAGAGCATTGTGAAATGAGTTAAGGAAATCTAACTCAAAACTGGAAGGGGGAAGCCATGCTGGGATGGTCACACACATGCTACTCATTGTAGCTTGCTTAGTTccacaggaagaaggaagattTCCTATCAACCCTGGTAACTGCCCTAAACTGCAGCCAATGAGAGGACCCTTCACTTCCAACACCTACAGCCAGTGAGAAGCCACCACCACTACGAACTCTCATTTCTGCACCAGTGAAATTCTGTTCTAAACAACCTCTTCCAAATTCCTCCTCTCCTCCATGAAAGGACACTCTCCtcctttgttctctgtacttgGAATGTGCTTGGAGAAACCACGCTCCAGACTGGaaatgagtctctctctctcctgattgGCACCGGAACTACACTCCAGTGTTCAAACCCACAACCATTAAACATCCCCTGCCTCAGCGTCCTAAATAGTTCAAAGAGTGAAAGTCTCTGATAAACCGTAACAGGTTGATATGTCTAATGATCCGCTTCTGCTTAGGCGCTCTAGGAGATACCCATCCTTTTCTCCTTAGTTCTTCCACCCTTGTTGGTTTATTGGGTCAAGATTTCCTAGGAAAATATCATGCTGGAAGTTCTTTCTCCTGAAAGAGGGAAATGATTCTAGAATTTCACAGCAGCAACCAAAATAACCCCCTAGTAAATCTCAGGACACTCAACATCTTTTATTTGCTATGTCTCTGATCGCCCCTAGAGCTAATTCCAAGGATGCTAATCATTTGTCCCTGTAGGATCAGCTACCACCCTTCTGGGTAAATCCTCAACTGATATTGTCAGAATATACAGTGCATCTCTTATTAAGATACAAATAGATCCCCCAAAACCTCTCCCCATAATTAatcaatatctttaaataaagagGCCCTTCAAGACATTAAGCCTATAATAAAACGGTAAGGGCCAGGGCCCCCTTATCCCCTGTATCAGTCCCTGCGACATTCTTATTTTTACCTGTGAAGAAACCAAATAGCTCGTCTGGGACTTCCAAGCCATAAACAATATTGTCAACCCCCACCATTCTATTTTTCCCAACCTTCACTTTATTTACCTCCATCACTATTGAGAGCAAATTTTTTTCATGATCGATTTATGTAGTGCTTTCCTTAGTATCTCAGTACTCACAGAAAAGGTCCTTCCTGGTACCGAGGAATAAAtgatccaattcttttttttttttaattttgttacatAAATTAACCCATTTATTATAGGCTAGCAATGTTTCAAATGGCGGCTCTTCTACTggtctttcatctccttcagTCTTCTGATGGCAGACTTTACTGTGACAGCAGAAGTGGTGTTGTAGGTCCAGGCGCCACCAGCGACGGTTTTCATGCAGGAGCCACAATGCCAGATCCCCACAGCTCGTCTTTTCATCTTGGTTTTGCCACAGAAGGAGCAAGTGTACTTGGCGTGCTGGCTTATCTCAATCTTCTTCACCATCTTCCTGAGGGAGGCACCACATTTGCCCACGATTCCGACCTTCTTGGTGCGTTTAGCCATGTCGCCTCAAACTAGGTCTGAGCCCCGAGAGCTAAATGATCCAATTCTTGATCAGCAATCTTTTTGAAGAAAGATCTCTTTCAAATGGGGGAAATGTGAAAATGTGTTAAGGAAACTTAATACAAAATTGGAGCCAGGAGGCCACGAAGGGGGTAATTCTCATGTTCATGGCACCTGTCACAGCTTCCAAAATCCAGCAAGAAAAAGGGAGAATTCCTCTCCCTGCCCAACCTAGAGCGAATGACAGGCCACCACTAGTTCCAGTGCCTGCAACCAATGAGAAGCTGCCACCACTCCAAACTTCTCTTTCTCCAATGAACTTTTGTTCAAAACAACACCTtcaaattcttccttttctttataaatgGACACTTCCCTTTTTTGTTCTCATAGGCAAGTGGTTGCCTTAGTTTGCTTGTCCTGAATGGCAATTCCTCTGTTATTCCTAAATAAACtagatttctcttttaaaagattgacAGAACGTAGCCCAATCAGCTCAACTGGAGATGAGAAATCAGCTTCTATCCAATTTCACCTAAGTATAGAATTTAACCATGTTTAACGTGTTCCTGCTGAGAGGAAGGCTGTTGATACTACTGGTCATTTTTCCCACAGCACCTTCATCCTTAAAAACATAATAGGACATTGTGGCATACAGTCTCAACCTTTATTTCTTCTCGTTAAAAATCCACCCATCACAATACAGTTTTGAATGTACACATAGTTCTTGGCCTTTCATTTGTTATTATATGTCAGTTTTTTATGATGTTTAAAAAAGTAGGGAGCTATAGATTGTGTTAGGTATAGGCATAAGCAtaagcattaaaatatattttggtactAGGTTACTATTGTAGGAAGTACACAGGTCAAGTAAGCTTTAaagtgtctatttttgtttggaGGATAAACAAATCCTTCTCAAATAAGACATAATGATGGATAGGATTAAGAAAACTCTATTAGCACCTGCAGTAACTATCTGAAGAGAATCTTTAGCCTTAGGCTAGACATCCCCTGAGAATGGGGAGTGGCTGGCTTATTTTCCTTGGCTTGTGAAGAGCCCCACTTGGAACTCTCTGTGAGGTGAGAGGAGCGCACTATCATGCATGCCATGTATTTCCATAGGAAGCAAAAAACAATTGCAGACTTGCACTTCTACCCTCCTGGGGATTATGCTAGACTACACCCAGAGAGCAAGACATAAATACATGCCTATGATGAGGTGACAGCTGGTCTCTGCAGCAGAAATGCACAATCACTGATGGGAAAGTTCAATTGTGGGTACTCCAGGAACAGGATTAAAGTCTGTTTTCAGTTAGGAGCCTTCATAAAAGTGTACTCCATCTGTGTTTACTACATGCAGCTGCACCTCTCTCAACGTGCTTAATGAACTTTCTCTTCTTTGTGAACACTGACTTAAACTCAAAGCTAGTCTTAAGTAACTATTATGAGCAAAATACTTGTATAAGACATCATAGACCAATACATGTGTGTGCTCCTCCTCCATTGACTGAAAGGGTCTACATACTTCATACTCATGCACCAAGCTATCTCATCAAATTCCAGAAAATAAATCTAAACTGTGAAATGAGAaactgttaaaaggaaaaaaagaagtaactatTTCCAACTATTCTGGTCATATCTCATTATGTTCATGTATTAAAATTTAGGCAATAGTCTAAATATACTTGAATTTCACATTTAATGAGATCAGTTCAATTTGGCATTTAACAATTAttgtaaaatgtttcatttttatttaattcagctataagcaatatatttttcaaactgaCCTCATTACTGGTGGaatacatttacacacacacacctatatataTAACTTACTAGCAATATCGGTCAACTCTGAACTTCTTCACATACTAttactttgttgttgttcattttctGTTCACTCCCACAGAATTACTCTATTGGCACCAACTTTTCCCATCTAATAGAGAAgtagtgttatttaaaaataagtaagttctaGGTAGATGTTATAATAGTGTTAAGTACATTTTATGAATTCTTATAATTAGAATCGCCACAAAATTTTCTCTACTGAAAGTTGTTACAATAAATGTCAAGTCAAATGcagtttttctttagaattttaaagAGAGTTAACCAGATGAGAATTACAACTCCTATGAAAATCCATATTCTATAAAATGGAGACTCCAGCTGCAAAAATTCCTCAActcaaaatcctaaaattttttaaaaaatgattaaataagtaGGGCTAGTATATTATATAAtgtggatatatattttaatgaaacagCATACCATTCACATACATTTCACAATCatccatatttttattaaatattgccCCATCAATACTGATTTAACCAAATTAATGTCTGCAGACTATACATAACCTTTCCCCTTAGATGAcctaatatcattattaaaatttaaaaataagaattttaacaGAATTACCCCCAACCTAATATCtaaataatgtttcattttaataactaataatgttaaaataagtTCCCTTTCTAAGCTCAAGTTCCAGTCAAAGAATACTAGCTGCAAACTAGAACCTGAAAAAGCTGACAgtgagtatataaatatatttgtatcctTGTGCTTAGAAATAATAGAACTGTGTGCATATGATTGATATTCTTTGATGAAAgttccacttttaaaaaatttgtcttgAAGCATTGTATTTTGGTACATTCTCCAATGCTTTTACGGATCACTTTTCAGAGGATATGAAAGAGTTGACCTCTACTTATCAAAGTTCAGCTTCACAAAGTTGCCATATAATATAGGTTTCACTGCCATAAACTTtggctgtggggaaaaaaaaaatcatggctcaCCTTTCCATTTCCTCTGCTAACAAAACGGAAGGAATTATCCaatatcaaaaaatatatttgctttgaTTTAAGCCATTAGTCTTATTAGACTGAGG
Protein-coding regions in this window:
- the LOC131834450 gene encoding large ribosomal subunit protein eL43-like; the encoded protein is MAKRTKKVGIVGKCGASLRKMVKKIEISQHAKYTCSFCGKTKMKRRAVGIWHCGSCMKTVAGGAWTYNTTSAVTVKSAIRRLKEMKDQ